From the genome of Nicotiana tabacum cultivar K326 chromosome 17, ASM71507v2, whole genome shotgun sequence:
ATTCTTTTAAGttattgagttctaaattaataactTTTACACATTCTAATAATTTCTTAAAACAAATATCGGGTTTAGGATAAAAGTTATTGGGTTCGGCTGAACCCGTAACTCATATTCTAGCTCCGCTGTATAAACACATCAAACTAGATCTCTTAtgggtaaaaatagcacggactagccagttttcggactggtcattcaaaaatagccagcgtttgccaagtcattgaaaaatagtcactattttgctgcaacagagaccggtccagcataatatactgggaTTCGATGCACATGTGTAtggacttccagcatattatgctggaactccaacacgcggaaagttccagcataatatactggagattcaagcatttgtgtatgaacttccaacatattatactggactgatatactttgctggaactccagtatattatgctggagttctagtatacttatgctggaactccattatattatgctggatttccagtatacttatgctggaactccagtataatatactggagtatttttcggattttgaacagtgttttcgttcagattaatctttacatgaaaagtggctaaatttcgactACTTTAAAAGTGTATCTATTTTTGAATggtcacttgtaaatctgactatttttgaatttctttccTCTTTTGGAGAGATTTGAACCCTCTACTAACTTGCTAGAATTTTTTAATTGGAGGATATTGAACAGCGGTAGGATTAGGGAGGAGGAACTTTCatatgaaaagaaggaaaaagatttATATCACAGAATTTTCAAATGTCAACTGTTAGAAAATTATAAATTAGTACTACAATTAATGACCGTTGAAAGAGAAACAATGATCACCTAAATAATGTTCTCCCAAATCTTGGCCATGCATTTTCCTTTCACTTTTCCCATTCGGTATCTGAGAGTTACATAGCCCCAACTAATATGAATTTGTGTCGCGTGAGAATAATTAAAGGAGAAAGCGTTTTTTTTTATTCCTAAAATTCGAATTTGAAATCTCCTATTAATAATAGAAAGATATTGTTCATAAACTTTATGCTTGTGTACCATTTGATATCACTATTAGATGCTAAAGGCTAAAAATTTCAATCACACTCATCAAGGCCAAAGGCATTTTAAAGCATtatcttatttttttaatttctttttttaaatattagtttGACCGAAGAGCTGAAAATATCGTAAAATATCGACCATCTCCAAAAGCTTATCTAATTAGTCTATTTGGTTGTACAATTACGTACGAATAAGCAATGACGAATATTTTCACAAATGTCAAATATTTTCTCCATTTATTTCAATTATTGTCCCATGCATTTTTTCTTTGGCTAAATTTTTGTCAACATATTACTCCATTAATAACCATCAACATACCCGAATTGTCAAATATTGGAATTAATAAATTCTAAAGAAGTATAAGACAGTTGCAATAATTCTGAGTCAGTTGACATTATTGTTTAGTCCTTAAATCATTGAGCCTCAACGTCAATTATTACTTTGTATTTTTCAGATTGTATAATCTTGAATATACAATTGTGAAGCCGacaaacaaaattaaataagtCTATCGTTGAACTTCAGATATATCAAATTGATAGGGTAATATAACCTTTGTATCCTCGTCATTCCTTTCCCTTAAATTATTACACACACGTTATGCAACTCTAACCAGTTTACATCAAGGATTTCAGTTATATACTAGTTAACAttgtcaaaaaaaatatatattataaatataatttaatcaatTATAGCATATTACTAACTATTGATTTATCAATTAATTAATACTTGTTAAATAAGATTGATTGATAATTAACTTATAGAATATTTTGATAATATAAATATTGTTATAACATCAACACATAAAACTAAAACTCAtagacataaaaataaaaattgtgcaagaaattttttttttttgggggtttTGCTAAAATACAAGCTTACCTTTTCCTCTTAAGGAGGAGTCAAACTTTCTGTTTAGAATTTCTTCAAGTTGGAAGCCGCCAGTTTCCTTTCTTATCCTCTTTATCTTCACATTACAGCAATTTTTTTGTTAACATTAATACGTGGGGAACCTTCCTAGTTCCTTGACTTTAGACACAGATCATTAAAAATTGTTTACACTTGTTGTAATATTTGACCAAGTATGTCTTGTCAAAATTTACCTGGTGACTACAATGATATCTCCCCCTTTTTCTCTGTAAACACCTGCTTCTCGTAATTCTATTCTTCATTAAAGTTGCCTGTGCTTCAATCTTAGAATGAACCAAGACCTAAAAACTCTTCTTCTCTACCTGCTGATAACTATACTATTTTCTAGTATTCAATCAGTTTCAGCTATTGATTTTGTCTTCAATGGCTTTAAACCATCAGATATATCACTGTATGGGAATGCTACAATTGAATCTCGAATACTTACTCTTACAAATGACTCAACTTTCTCAATTGGCAGAGCTCTACACCCTTCAAAGATTGTCACAAAAGCACCTAATTCATCCCAAGTTCTTCCCTTTTCAACATCTTTCATATTTGCAATGGCTCCTTTTAAGGATAGGCTACCAGGACATGGCATAGTTTTCTTGTTTGTGCCACAAACAGGTATTGATGGTACTACTTCTTCACAGAATTTAGGTTTTTTGAACTTCACAAATAATGGGAATCCTGATAATCATGTTTTTGGGGttgagtttgatgttttcaagaATCAAGAATTCAATGACATAAATGATAACCATGTTGGAATTGATGTCAATTCTCTTGCATCAGTCTTTGCTCATGAAGCTGGCTATTGGCCTGATAAGTACAATAAGTTTAGTGATGATGGTAGCTTAAATGAAGAGTCTTTCGAGACTTTAAAGTTGAATAATGGAAGAAATTACCAAGTTTGGATTGACTATGCAGATTTCCACATTAATGTGACTATGGCACCAGTTGGTATGAAAAGGCCTAAGCAACCTTTGTTGGATCTTCCCCTCAATCTTTCTCAGGTTTTTATGGAAGAGATGTATGTGGGGTTCACTGCTTCCACTGGAGATCTTGCTCAAGGTCACAAGATTTTAGCTTGGGGTTTTAGTAACTCAAATTTTTCGATAAGTGATGCTTTGATCACGCAGGGGTTGCCTTCATTTGGGCTGCCTAAAGATCCAGTTCATCGATCGAAGGGATTCATTGCAGGTATTACAGTGTCACTTTTGTTTCTTATTGTGGTCACTGCTGTAGTTTCATTGTTTCTGATTAAGAGAAATAGGAGAATGAAAAGGGAAAGAGAGGAAATGGAAGATTGGGAATTGGAATATTGGCCACATAGGATTAGTTATCAAGAAATTGATGCTGCAACAAAGAGTTTTGCTGATGAAAATGTGATTGGAATTGGAGGTAATGGGAAGGTATATAAAGGGGTTTTGGCTGGGAGTTCAGAGGTTGCAGTAAAGCGCATTTCTCATGAAAGCAGTGAAGGGGCAAGGCAATTCTTGGCTGAGATTTCAAGTCTTGGTAGGCTAAAGCATAGAAATTTGGTGTCACTAAGAGGTTGGTGCAAGAAAGACCGAGGCAGCCTGATTTTGATTTATGATTATATGGAAAATGGGAGCTTGGATAAAAGGCTGTTTGAATGTGAAGTGACAAACATGTTGAGTTTTGAAGACAGAATTAGGATTTTGAAAGATGTGGCATCAGGAGTTCTATACTTGCATGAGGGATGGGAGGCAAAAGTGTTACATAGGGATATTAAGGCTAGCAATGTTTTACTTGACAAGGACATGAATGCAAGACTAGGTGATTTTGGTCTAGCCAGAATGCATGATCATGGTCAAGTGGCTAACACGACTCGAGTTGTTGGCACAGTAGGTTACTTGGCACCAGAGTTTGTCAAGACGGGCCGTGCCTCTACACAAACTGATGTGTTTGGATATGGAGTTTTAGTTTTGGAGGTGATGTGTGGAAGGAGGCCTATAGAGGAGGAAGGCAAGCCCCCTTTATTGGATTGGCTGTGGGAACTAATGAGACGAGGCGAATTGATTAATGCCTTTGATCGTCGATTAAGGATCAATCAGGATTTTAATGAAGAGGAAGCCTTAAGAGTATTGCAATTAGGCATGATATGCGCGAGCATGGACCATAAAGGTAGGCCAACCATGAGACAAGTAGTGAAATTCTTTGAAAGGAACAGTGAGGTTGATGAATCTGAAGCTGAGGATATGGATGTTTACCTTCTGGAGAGTTTGAgatctaataccatgttgtccaATTTTTCCTTAAGTTTGAGCCATGGTTCACACCCAACATTTGAAGAAATTAGAGAAGGTTTGTCTTCTTCTATGTCTATTTCTTGGACAAATTCTTTGGTGGAAGGTAGGTGAATTTTACACATCTCTGCAGGCTGCAAAGAGGAATGGTTGGTTTTTGATCATCACTCTGCTTGAACTCTTGGTACCTGCATTTCCAATACTTTCAGGGCCTAGCATTACTTGAAATGGTAGTGCTGCTTCATGAACATATTTATAGGTTGGCTAAGGAAAAAGGGTTGGTTTTGAGATATACATGTATTAGTCATTTCTTTTTTTATACCTTGATACTAGTTGCAGTGGAAGAATTTGTTCTCTTAGTTTTAGTTTCCCCCATAAGAGAATCTGTTCCTTGTCTCTTTTATTTCCACTAGCTATGTTGATGATGTACATATATGAAACTCATAGTATGGTGTttatacttattcttgatttgcTTGGTTGGAACATTTCATAAAATAGGAGTAAGATGGCAAACAAGAAGCACCAGTGGTCTAGTGCCTAGTGATCTGGTGCATATATCTGTTGGGCAAGGGTACTGCTCCCAAGAGAAAGCCAATTTCCTTTTAGTTCCACAAGAGAATGTGTTCCatatcttttttattttccaGAAGATATGTTGATGATGTACATATGTGAAACTCATAGGATGATGTTTATAATTAAATTATCTTGATTCGCTGTGTCGGAGCATTTCATAAATGatttattttaacttattaaaTAAGAGGATTATGTCACATAACAAGCACCagtggtctagtggtagaatagtacccTGCCACGGTACAGACCCGGGTTCGATTCCCGGCTGGTGCAAAATTATTTTGTTATAAGGATAAAgcctattttcttttatttgagtTTGAGGATTCCAAATAGGTTTCTAAAGACGAAGCCTGCTTTTGTTAAAGAGGCTAGAATCCATGATTTGTGGATCGTTCTTTCATGTTGCGGATCAGTTCTCTGCTATGCTCAATAGGCCTCAATAAAGTTGACCCAttcaaaaagagagaaaaagaactTGTCTAAGATTAGCCACTGTTTTTTTGAGTATGGTGcacaaataatgatttttattTTACGCCATTTCTTTTCTCAGTCGATCACAATGAGACTGTGAAATGAGAACCTTGGTCTTGCAAATTTGTTCATTTTTTGGTGCCTCACTACATTTACTCCTTCATTCCCTAGTTTTCCTCTAAAATTGAAGATTTCAAGTCAAATTGACTGTGCTTATAAAGTTGGAAATTTTACATATAACAAAGGTAtacaccttatttattataaaccaaaattattttaaaatattattttttatagctaccttttatattttatagcaaaataggtaTTTACGTATATAGTACCACTgaggcatgaaatacgctatttatgttttttctttctctttctttcaattaacacaAGATTCTCTCTCAGATTTTTTCTTCCTTCTCTCTCctccttttctctctctcttcgagCAACTCAAGCCCTAGTATTGATGGCTGACGAGAAAGAAGAATCTCTCTCTCTTCGAGCAACTCAAGGTGATtgtcgttattgtattcatggaTACATggtgcgaatacatgtgaatacatgcacgtacaactggattgccttgattttaggtattttttgctgctgtattcatgaatacaacaacgcgaatacaacgaatacactaccgtaacTACTGAATAGTAGGTATagaaagtaattatgtatatgatagctataagaagttaatagccactaaacaatagtgatttctgaaaattcctctataAAGTTTAACATGTGGTCTACAATTCTACCATATAAAACAACTCTCGAGTTAAGAAGAAAGTCTTTAATTATGTTTATAATAAGGAATTTTACCTACGAAGTATGATTTTGAGTCAAGAGAAAGTTCTTTGCTCAATTCATATGGTTTCTCATCTACGTTAACAATTTGATTATTCAGGAGGTCTCTCTTTGTTGGGCTTGCTTGAGAGTTGATATAAATGTGAACTTATCAAAATGGTGGCCCATTTCAAGAAATGGGACCAATGAATTTAAGAGTGTA
Proteins encoded in this window:
- the LOC107818669 gene encoding L-type lectin-domain containing receptor kinase VII.1 translates to MNQDLKTLLLYLLITILFSSIQSVSAIDFVFNGFKPSDISLYGNATIESRILTLTNDSTFSIGRALHPSKIVTKAPNSSQVLPFSTSFIFAMAPFKDRLPGHGIVFLFVPQTGIDGTTSSQNLGFLNFTNNGNPDNHVFGVEFDVFKNQEFNDINDNHVGIDVNSLASVFAHEAGYWPDKYNKFSDDGSLNEESFETLKLNNGRNYQVWIDYADFHINVTMAPVGMKRPKQPLLDLPLNLSQVFMEEMYVGFTASTGDLAQGHKILAWGFSNSNFSISDALITQGLPSFGLPKDPVHRSKGFIAGITVSLLFLIVVTAVVSLFLIKRNRRMKREREEMEDWELEYWPHRISYQEIDAATKSFADENVIGIGGNGKVYKGVLAGSSEVAVKRISHESSEGARQFLAEISSLGRLKHRNLVSLRGWCKKDRGSLILIYDYMENGSLDKRLFECEVTNMLSFEDRIRILKDVASGVLYLHEGWEAKVLHRDIKASNVLLDKDMNARLGDFGLARMHDHGQVANTTRVVGTVGYLAPEFVKTGRASTQTDVFGYGVLVLEVMCGRRPIEEEGKPPLLDWLWELMRRGELINAFDRRLRINQDFNEEEALRVLQLGMICASMDHKGRPTMRQVVKFFERNSEVDESEAEDMDVYLLESLRSNTMLSNFSLSLSHGSHPTFEEIREGCKEEWLVFDHHSA